In the genome of Rhodamnia argentea isolate NSW1041297 chromosome 3, ASM2092103v1, whole genome shotgun sequence, one region contains:
- the LOC115743186 gene encoding uncharacterized protein LOC115743186 isoform X1, with amino-acid sequence MEKNVGHGVRNSVVKQRVNPKRLRDKVCIGCGAGFGGDRPFAALKLLQRVEELNYLVLECLAERTLAERYQEMMSGGDGFDSRISEWMALLLPLAVERGTCIITNMGAVDPIGAQAKVLEVASGLGLQLKVAVAHEVSFAEAGDQGSRILHERSNTAEGGISTYLGAAPIVECLEKYQPDVVITSRVADAALFLGPMVYELGWNWDDLNLLAQGSLAGHLLECGCQLTGGYFMHPGDRYRNISLPCLLDLSLPYAKVSCDGGVCVAKADGSGGVLNSSTCAQQLLYEIGDPAAYVTPDVVIDLRDVTFQPLSNHEVRCLGAKPSARSLPDQLLRLLPKDAGWKGWGEISYGGFECINRAKSAEILVRSWFEEVVPGLNDCIVSYIIGVDSLKATSLVTGSSAYEAVTDIRLRMDGLFELKEHALQFVREFAALYTNGPAGGGGICTGHRKEIYLGKELVGREHVYWKVGAKQSMEMESNDRVACLNDSMRIHAVHGPIAPQITEENDDGDFVFKSDASPAPAGKEILLYKIAHSRAGDKGNDLNFSIIPHCPTDFERLKVIITPVWVKRAVSSLLDASSFPDSDAIVKRDRWVDEHVSVEVYEVRGICSLNVVVRNILNGGVNCSRRIDRHGKTISDLILCQRVVLPPLSSV; translated from the exons ATGGAGAAAAATGTTGGGCATGGGGTTCGCAACTCCGTGGTCAAGCAG AGGGTGAATCCCAAGAGGCTGAGGGATAAGGTTTGTATCGGCTGTGGAGCTGGATTTGGAGGCGACAGGCCTTTCGCGGCGCTCAAGCTGCTGCAGAGAGTGGAAGAGCTGAATTACCTTGTCCTCGAATGCTTAGCGGAACGAACTCTCGCCGAACGCTACCAAGAAATGATGTCCGGTGGCGACGGTTTCGACTCTCGAA TTTCAGAATGGATGGCTTTGCTGTTACCTTTGGCTGTGGAAAGAGGAACTTGCATTATCACCAATATGGGTGCAG TTGATCCAATTGGTGCTCAAGCGAAAGTGCTAGAAGTGGCCAGCGGGCTAGGCCTTCAACTGAAAGTTGCTGTGGCTCATGAGGTTTCATTTGCAGAAGCAGGTGATCAAG GGTCCAGAATCTTGCATGAGAGATCAAATACTGCGGAAGGT GGTATTAGCACATATCTTGGAGCTGCCCCAATTGTCGAGTGTCTTGAGAAGTACCAACCGGATGTAGTTATTACTTCCAGAGTTGCAGATGCTGCCTTATTTTTGGGTCCAATG GTGTATGAATTGGGTTGGAACTGGGATGATCTAAATTTATTAGCACAAGGATCTCTGGCTGGTCACCTTTTAGAGTGCGGCTGTCAACTCACTGGAGGATACTTCATGCATCCAG GTGACAGATATCGCAACATCTCTCTTCCATGTCTTTTAGACCTGTCACTCCCTTATGCCAAAGTTAGTTGTGATGGAGGAGTCTGTGTAGCAAAGGCAGATGGCAGTGGAGGAGTTTTAAACTCCAGTACTTGTGCCCAGCAACTTCTTTATGAGATTGGTGATCCAGCGGCATATGTTACTCCTGATGTG GTTATAGATCTTCGAGATGTTACATTTCAGCCATTGTCCAACCATGAAGTGAGGTGTCTTGGAGCGAAACCATCTGCGAGATCATTACCTGATCAGCTCCTGCGATTGCTTCCAAAG GATGCTGGGTGGAAAGGATGGGGAGAGATATCCTATGGTGGTTTTGAATGTATCAATCGTGCTAAGTCTGCTGAAATTTTG GTCAGATCGTGGTTTGAAGAAGTAGTTCCTGGCCTTAATGACTGCATAGTTTCTTATATTATTGGAGTGGATAGCCTGAAGGCAACAAGCTTGGTCACTGGGTCTTCTGCTTATGAGGCGGTTACAGATATTAGGTTAAGAATGGATGGATTATTTGAGCTGAAAGAACATGCACTCCAGTTTGTGAGAGAGTTCGCTGCATTATACACTAATGGACCTGCTGGAGGCGGTGGTATCTG CACCGGACACAGGAAAGAGATTTACCTTGGGAAGGAACTG GTTGGCCGTGAACATGTGTATTGGAAAGTTGGAGCAAAGCAAAGTATGGAAATGGAGTCAAATGATCGAGTGGCTTGCCTCAATGATTCAATGAGAATCCATGCTGTTCACGGGCCAATTGCTCCACAAATAACAGAGGAAAATGATGATGGGGACTTTGTTTTTAAATCTGATGCTTCTCCTGCCCCTGCTGGAAAGGAGATTCTGCTGTACAAAATAGCACATAGTAGAGCTGGAGACAAAGGAAATGACTTGAACTTCTCCATCATCCCACATTGCCCTACAGATTTCGAGAGGTTAAAGGTGATCATAACACCGGTGTGGGTAAAACGCGCTGTCTCTTCGCTTCTGGATGCCTCCTCATTTCCAGATTCAGATGCCATAGTGAAGAGAGACAGGTGGGTGGATGAGCACGTAAGCGTGGAAGTTTATGAAGTGAGGGGTATATGTTCATTGAACGTCGTGGTCCGGAACATCCTAAATGGTGGCGTCAACTGTTCTCGTAGGATTGACCGCCATGGAAAGACAATATCGGATCTCATATTGTGCCAGAGAGTTGTGTTGCCTCCTCTATCAAGTGTTTGA
- the LOC115743186 gene encoding uncharacterized protein LOC115743186 isoform X3, with protein sequence MEKNVGHGVRNSVVKQRVNPKRLRDKVCIGCGAGFGGDRPFAALKLLQRVEELNYLVLECLAERTLAERYQEMMSGGDGFDSRISEWMALLLPLAVERGTCIITNMGAVDPIGAQAKVLEVASGLGLQLKVAVAHEVSFAEQGPESCMRDQILRKGISTYLGAAPIVECLEKYQPDVVITSRVADAALFLGPMVYELGWNWDDLNLLAQGSLAGHLLECGCQLTGGYFMHPGDRYRNISLPCLLDLSLPYAKVSCDGGVCVAKADGSGGVLNSSTCAQQLLYEIGDPAAYVTPDVVIDLRDVTFQPLSNHEVRCLGAKPSARSLPDQLLRLLPKDAGWKGWGEISYGGFECINRAKSAEILVRSWFEEVVPGLNDCIVSYIIGVDSLKATSLVTGSSAYEAVTDIRLRMDGLFELKEHALQFVREFAALYTNGPAGGGGICTGHRKEIYLGKELVGREHVYWKVGAKQSMEMESNDRVACLNDSMRIHAVHGPIAPQITEENDDGDFVFKSDASPAPAGKEILLYKIAHSRAGDKGNDLNFSIIPHCPTDFERLKVIITPVWVKRAVSSLLDASSFPDSDAIVKRDRWVDEHVSVEVYEVRGICSLNVVVRNILNGGVNCSRRIDRHGKTISDLILCQRVVLPPLSSV encoded by the exons ATGGAGAAAAATGTTGGGCATGGGGTTCGCAACTCCGTGGTCAAGCAG AGGGTGAATCCCAAGAGGCTGAGGGATAAGGTTTGTATCGGCTGTGGAGCTGGATTTGGAGGCGACAGGCCTTTCGCGGCGCTCAAGCTGCTGCAGAGAGTGGAAGAGCTGAATTACCTTGTCCTCGAATGCTTAGCGGAACGAACTCTCGCCGAACGCTACCAAGAAATGATGTCCGGTGGCGACGGTTTCGACTCTCGAA TTTCAGAATGGATGGCTTTGCTGTTACCTTTGGCTGTGGAAAGAGGAACTTGCATTATCACCAATATGGGTGCAG TTGATCCAATTGGTGCTCAAGCGAAAGTGCTAGAAGTGGCCAGCGGGCTAGGCCTTCAACTGAAAGTTGCTGTGGCTCATGAGGTTTCATTTGCAGAA caGGGTCCAGAATCTTGCATGAGAGATCAAATACTGCGGAAG GGTATTAGCACATATCTTGGAGCTGCCCCAATTGTCGAGTGTCTTGAGAAGTACCAACCGGATGTAGTTATTACTTCCAGAGTTGCAGATGCTGCCTTATTTTTGGGTCCAATG GTGTATGAATTGGGTTGGAACTGGGATGATCTAAATTTATTAGCACAAGGATCTCTGGCTGGTCACCTTTTAGAGTGCGGCTGTCAACTCACTGGAGGATACTTCATGCATCCAG GTGACAGATATCGCAACATCTCTCTTCCATGTCTTTTAGACCTGTCACTCCCTTATGCCAAAGTTAGTTGTGATGGAGGAGTCTGTGTAGCAAAGGCAGATGGCAGTGGAGGAGTTTTAAACTCCAGTACTTGTGCCCAGCAACTTCTTTATGAGATTGGTGATCCAGCGGCATATGTTACTCCTGATGTG GTTATAGATCTTCGAGATGTTACATTTCAGCCATTGTCCAACCATGAAGTGAGGTGTCTTGGAGCGAAACCATCTGCGAGATCATTACCTGATCAGCTCCTGCGATTGCTTCCAAAG GATGCTGGGTGGAAAGGATGGGGAGAGATATCCTATGGTGGTTTTGAATGTATCAATCGTGCTAAGTCTGCTGAAATTTTG GTCAGATCGTGGTTTGAAGAAGTAGTTCCTGGCCTTAATGACTGCATAGTTTCTTATATTATTGGAGTGGATAGCCTGAAGGCAACAAGCTTGGTCACTGGGTCTTCTGCTTATGAGGCGGTTACAGATATTAGGTTAAGAATGGATGGATTATTTGAGCTGAAAGAACATGCACTCCAGTTTGTGAGAGAGTTCGCTGCATTATACACTAATGGACCTGCTGGAGGCGGTGGTATCTG CACCGGACACAGGAAAGAGATTTACCTTGGGAAGGAACTG GTTGGCCGTGAACATGTGTATTGGAAAGTTGGAGCAAAGCAAAGTATGGAAATGGAGTCAAATGATCGAGTGGCTTGCCTCAATGATTCAATGAGAATCCATGCTGTTCACGGGCCAATTGCTCCACAAATAACAGAGGAAAATGATGATGGGGACTTTGTTTTTAAATCTGATGCTTCTCCTGCCCCTGCTGGAAAGGAGATTCTGCTGTACAAAATAGCACATAGTAGAGCTGGAGACAAAGGAAATGACTTGAACTTCTCCATCATCCCACATTGCCCTACAGATTTCGAGAGGTTAAAGGTGATCATAACACCGGTGTGGGTAAAACGCGCTGTCTCTTCGCTTCTGGATGCCTCCTCATTTCCAGATTCAGATGCCATAGTGAAGAGAGACAGGTGGGTGGATGAGCACGTAAGCGTGGAAGTTTATGAAGTGAGGGGTATATGTTCATTGAACGTCGTGGTCCGGAACATCCTAAATGGTGGCGTCAACTGTTCTCGTAGGATTGACCGCCATGGAAAGACAATATCGGATCTCATATTGTGCCAGAGAGTTGTGTTGCCTCCTCTATCAAGTGTTTGA
- the LOC115743186 gene encoding uncharacterized protein LOC115743186 isoform X2, translating into MEKNVGHGVRNSVVKQRVNPKRLRDKVCIGCGAGFGGDRPFAALKLLQRVEELNYLVLECLAERTLAERYQEMMSGGDGFDSRISEWMALLLPLAVERGTCIITNMGAVDPIGAQAKVLEVASGLGLQLKVAVAHEVSFAEAGSRILHERSNTAEGGISTYLGAAPIVECLEKYQPDVVITSRVADAALFLGPMVYELGWNWDDLNLLAQGSLAGHLLECGCQLTGGYFMHPGDRYRNISLPCLLDLSLPYAKVSCDGGVCVAKADGSGGVLNSSTCAQQLLYEIGDPAAYVTPDVVIDLRDVTFQPLSNHEVRCLGAKPSARSLPDQLLRLLPKDAGWKGWGEISYGGFECINRAKSAEILVRSWFEEVVPGLNDCIVSYIIGVDSLKATSLVTGSSAYEAVTDIRLRMDGLFELKEHALQFVREFAALYTNGPAGGGGICTGHRKEIYLGKELVGREHVYWKVGAKQSMEMESNDRVACLNDSMRIHAVHGPIAPQITEENDDGDFVFKSDASPAPAGKEILLYKIAHSRAGDKGNDLNFSIIPHCPTDFERLKVIITPVWVKRAVSSLLDASSFPDSDAIVKRDRWVDEHVSVEVYEVRGICSLNVVVRNILNGGVNCSRRIDRHGKTISDLILCQRVVLPPLSSV; encoded by the exons ATGGAGAAAAATGTTGGGCATGGGGTTCGCAACTCCGTGGTCAAGCAG AGGGTGAATCCCAAGAGGCTGAGGGATAAGGTTTGTATCGGCTGTGGAGCTGGATTTGGAGGCGACAGGCCTTTCGCGGCGCTCAAGCTGCTGCAGAGAGTGGAAGAGCTGAATTACCTTGTCCTCGAATGCTTAGCGGAACGAACTCTCGCCGAACGCTACCAAGAAATGATGTCCGGTGGCGACGGTTTCGACTCTCGAA TTTCAGAATGGATGGCTTTGCTGTTACCTTTGGCTGTGGAAAGAGGAACTTGCATTATCACCAATATGGGTGCAG TTGATCCAATTGGTGCTCAAGCGAAAGTGCTAGAAGTGGCCAGCGGGCTAGGCCTTCAACTGAAAGTTGCTGTGGCTCATGAGGTTTCATTTGCAGAAGCAG GGTCCAGAATCTTGCATGAGAGATCAAATACTGCGGAAGGT GGTATTAGCACATATCTTGGAGCTGCCCCAATTGTCGAGTGTCTTGAGAAGTACCAACCGGATGTAGTTATTACTTCCAGAGTTGCAGATGCTGCCTTATTTTTGGGTCCAATG GTGTATGAATTGGGTTGGAACTGGGATGATCTAAATTTATTAGCACAAGGATCTCTGGCTGGTCACCTTTTAGAGTGCGGCTGTCAACTCACTGGAGGATACTTCATGCATCCAG GTGACAGATATCGCAACATCTCTCTTCCATGTCTTTTAGACCTGTCACTCCCTTATGCCAAAGTTAGTTGTGATGGAGGAGTCTGTGTAGCAAAGGCAGATGGCAGTGGAGGAGTTTTAAACTCCAGTACTTGTGCCCAGCAACTTCTTTATGAGATTGGTGATCCAGCGGCATATGTTACTCCTGATGTG GTTATAGATCTTCGAGATGTTACATTTCAGCCATTGTCCAACCATGAAGTGAGGTGTCTTGGAGCGAAACCATCTGCGAGATCATTACCTGATCAGCTCCTGCGATTGCTTCCAAAG GATGCTGGGTGGAAAGGATGGGGAGAGATATCCTATGGTGGTTTTGAATGTATCAATCGTGCTAAGTCTGCTGAAATTTTG GTCAGATCGTGGTTTGAAGAAGTAGTTCCTGGCCTTAATGACTGCATAGTTTCTTATATTATTGGAGTGGATAGCCTGAAGGCAACAAGCTTGGTCACTGGGTCTTCTGCTTATGAGGCGGTTACAGATATTAGGTTAAGAATGGATGGATTATTTGAGCTGAAAGAACATGCACTCCAGTTTGTGAGAGAGTTCGCTGCATTATACACTAATGGACCTGCTGGAGGCGGTGGTATCTG CACCGGACACAGGAAAGAGATTTACCTTGGGAAGGAACTG GTTGGCCGTGAACATGTGTATTGGAAAGTTGGAGCAAAGCAAAGTATGGAAATGGAGTCAAATGATCGAGTGGCTTGCCTCAATGATTCAATGAGAATCCATGCTGTTCACGGGCCAATTGCTCCACAAATAACAGAGGAAAATGATGATGGGGACTTTGTTTTTAAATCTGATGCTTCTCCTGCCCCTGCTGGAAAGGAGATTCTGCTGTACAAAATAGCACATAGTAGAGCTGGAGACAAAGGAAATGACTTGAACTTCTCCATCATCCCACATTGCCCTACAGATTTCGAGAGGTTAAAGGTGATCATAACACCGGTGTGGGTAAAACGCGCTGTCTCTTCGCTTCTGGATGCCTCCTCATTTCCAGATTCAGATGCCATAGTGAAGAGAGACAGGTGGGTGGATGAGCACGTAAGCGTGGAAGTTTATGAAGTGAGGGGTATATGTTCATTGAACGTCGTGGTCCGGAACATCCTAAATGGTGGCGTCAACTGTTCTCGTAGGATTGACCGCCATGGAAAGACAATATCGGATCTCATATTGTGCCAGAGAGTTGTGTTGCCTCCTCTATCAAGTGTTTGA
- the LOC115743186 gene encoding uncharacterized protein LOC115743186 isoform X4 — MRFHLQKQVIKVNRDHSVLMFYKRCWGPESCMRDQILRKGISTYLGAAPIVECLEKYQPDVVITSRVADAALFLGPMVYELGWNWDDLNLLAQGSLAGHLLECGCQLTGGYFMHPGDRYRNISLPCLLDLSLPYAKVSCDGGVCVAKADGSGGVLNSSTCAQQLLYEIGDPAAYVTPDVVIDLRDVTFQPLSNHEVRCLGAKPSARSLPDQLLRLLPKDAGWKGWGEISYGGFECINRAKSAEILVRSWFEEVVPGLNDCIVSYIIGVDSLKATSLVTGSSAYEAVTDIRLRMDGLFELKEHALQFVREFAALYTNGPAGGGGICTGHRKEIYLGKELVGREHVYWKVGAKQSMEMESNDRVACLNDSMRIHAVHGPIAPQITEENDDGDFVFKSDASPAPAGKEILLYKIAHSRAGDKGNDLNFSIIPHCPTDFERLKVIITPVWVKRAVSSLLDASSFPDSDAIVKRDRWVDEHVSVEVYEVRGICSLNVVVRNILNGGVNCSRRIDRHGKTISDLILCQRVVLPPLSSV, encoded by the exons ATGAGGTTTCATTTGCAGAAGCAGGTGATCAAGGTCAATAGGGATCATTCGGTTTTGATGTTCTATAAGCGGTGTTGG GGTCCAGAATCTTGCATGAGAGATCAAATACTGCGGAAG GGTATTAGCACATATCTTGGAGCTGCCCCAATTGTCGAGTGTCTTGAGAAGTACCAACCGGATGTAGTTATTACTTCCAGAGTTGCAGATGCTGCCTTATTTTTGGGTCCAATG GTGTATGAATTGGGTTGGAACTGGGATGATCTAAATTTATTAGCACAAGGATCTCTGGCTGGTCACCTTTTAGAGTGCGGCTGTCAACTCACTGGAGGATACTTCATGCATCCAG GTGACAGATATCGCAACATCTCTCTTCCATGTCTTTTAGACCTGTCACTCCCTTATGCCAAAGTTAGTTGTGATGGAGGAGTCTGTGTAGCAAAGGCAGATGGCAGTGGAGGAGTTTTAAACTCCAGTACTTGTGCCCAGCAACTTCTTTATGAGATTGGTGATCCAGCGGCATATGTTACTCCTGATGTG GTTATAGATCTTCGAGATGTTACATTTCAGCCATTGTCCAACCATGAAGTGAGGTGTCTTGGAGCGAAACCATCTGCGAGATCATTACCTGATCAGCTCCTGCGATTGCTTCCAAAG GATGCTGGGTGGAAAGGATGGGGAGAGATATCCTATGGTGGTTTTGAATGTATCAATCGTGCTAAGTCTGCTGAAATTTTG GTCAGATCGTGGTTTGAAGAAGTAGTTCCTGGCCTTAATGACTGCATAGTTTCTTATATTATTGGAGTGGATAGCCTGAAGGCAACAAGCTTGGTCACTGGGTCTTCTGCTTATGAGGCGGTTACAGATATTAGGTTAAGAATGGATGGATTATTTGAGCTGAAAGAACATGCACTCCAGTTTGTGAGAGAGTTCGCTGCATTATACACTAATGGACCTGCTGGAGGCGGTGGTATCTG CACCGGACACAGGAAAGAGATTTACCTTGGGAAGGAACTG GTTGGCCGTGAACATGTGTATTGGAAAGTTGGAGCAAAGCAAAGTATGGAAATGGAGTCAAATGATCGAGTGGCTTGCCTCAATGATTCAATGAGAATCCATGCTGTTCACGGGCCAATTGCTCCACAAATAACAGAGGAAAATGATGATGGGGACTTTGTTTTTAAATCTGATGCTTCTCCTGCCCCTGCTGGAAAGGAGATTCTGCTGTACAAAATAGCACATAGTAGAGCTGGAGACAAAGGAAATGACTTGAACTTCTCCATCATCCCACATTGCCCTACAGATTTCGAGAGGTTAAAGGTGATCATAACACCGGTGTGGGTAAAACGCGCTGTCTCTTCGCTTCTGGATGCCTCCTCATTTCCAGATTCAGATGCCATAGTGAAGAGAGACAGGTGGGTGGATGAGCACGTAAGCGTGGAAGTTTATGAAGTGAGGGGTATATGTTCATTGAACGTCGTGGTCCGGAACATCCTAAATGGTGGCGTCAACTGTTCTCGTAGGATTGACCGCCATGGAAAGACAATATCGGATCTCATATTGTGCCAGAGAGTTGTGTTGCCTCCTCTATCAAGTGTTTGA